The DNA sequence cagatccagactgacaagatggtaatggcgaaccaaccagatatcgtgatcatagataaagggcagaggaaagccgttgtagtggatgtagcggtcccaagtgatggaaacatcaggaagaaggaacatgagaaactggagaaataccaagggctcagagaggagctggagagagcctggaaggtaaaggtgacagtcgtgcctgtggtggtcggagcactcggggcagtgacccccaaactagatgagtggttgcaacagatcccgggaacaacatcggacatctcagtccagaaatgtgcagtgctgggaacagcaaggatactgcgcagaaccctcaagcttcctggcctctggtagaggacccgagctgaatgagggacggacaccacccgaggggtcagatgaggattttttgtgtgtgtgtgtgtgtgtgtgtgtgtgtgtgtgtgtgtagccgcTAGCCAGAATAGCCGGTGCAAAGAAAATACATAATACATTAAACATAATTGTTCATTGAGGTGAAATTGAGTACTTGCATTCAATTTGAGCGTAGATTGCTGCAAAGCTGTTATATCACACCAAATCTTAGGACAATAGTTCACTTAAGCATGTTCTCCACTTTCACCCGAGGCTAATggtgaaaaatgcaaaaaatccTTTACAGGCTCTTTGTGTGAATTCTGGAGTTATACAACCCTTTCACATTAAATACTATTTGGTATCACAAGCTAAAATAAGCAGATTCAGTGTCCTTGACATTTGCAAGTttcgacccccccgccccctcagcaCCTGTCTGGATAACAATACCTGTTTGAATCCATAATCACACaacatttaaccccccccccccccccctaatccCTGAAATGTAGATTTTGTGTGTTTCATCCCAgtttatgtgctcattttcttTGAAAAGTAGTTCTGCTCTGTTTGAGCATACACCTTCGAAGATTAACCTACATTAAGACCATTGATCGTGTCTCACCGGTACAACGTTAGCATGTTAAGCATTGCCTAATCCGTCTCATGCTACCTGGATTTTCATATTGGTGAAATAATCCAGATGAAGGAAAATAAGGGCCGAGTCACCTAAGGATCTGTTTAAAAGCTTCTTATCAGAGACCTGCACTCCCACGGTTAAACTAAAAAGGGCAATGATATAGCCTTTCAAGCTCACAAGCTACGGATTTAATCAAAGCAGCTTGGGATAAAATGAAGTTTGGTGGTTTGTGCGCGAGTTCAAATGCATGTCCGAAAACAATGCAAATTGAGTCCGCACCCGGGTCATGTCTGAAGAGTGATCCGCCTCAAAATCATTCTAAGATATTTGAAGACATGCGAGCGTCATGGAGTGATCACAAATAACGAACGGCTAGTTACACAACGTTGAACCGTTAAAACTTAAAAGGATTAAACAACAATGTGGATTACACCAATTTGGAATTGTGAAACATAAATCTTAGAAATAACGACAATAACAAGAGATCATGAGTCTTTACTTTTCCTAGTCATATGAGCCTCAAAACtggagtcatttttttctgacttgTTTTAGGGAGACAATTACAAACTACGCCTAAATCGTGCACGGTTGTCACTGTTTCTCTATGATGTTTATCTTCATATAAACACTAGCTTTGAGCTAACATTTCTCCCATGTAGAGTTTGACTGCTCTTTTATTGCAGTAGTAGTGAAGACGTGCGAAAACAATAACGGCAATGTGCTCCGTAGGTCGGTGGGAATAGCATCAATTGGGTTCCTGACAAATGCCCACAAAGGGTCATCTGCAAAGAAAGATAATTTCTTGAAGGCAAAAAATAAGGGGCGTGACTTGTCaacaaattcatttattttattttctcattcatCTTTTCTGCCTCGACACAAAGCAAATCATAAACCAACACATTCATTAAGCAGGTCGAGAGCAGGAGAAAAGTGAGCTATCGCTGGGACAGGATTTGTAATATGTGGGCCGGAGGCAAAGTTTAcagtccaacaaaacaatcaacagCCAAAAGAAAAACCTCATGACAAGTATGGAAGACGGACTCACCAATTAATTAACCTTTATACTAACAGAAGCCTACATCTGTTTAGAGGGGGATTGAATGATGTTAGAGTGCATAAAGAAGTTTGAGAAATGCTTTGTACAGACAGGTCATTTCTGCTGCATCCGGGCAGCTTTGAACTTCGACATCCGTTTTACAGGCTGCTGAGGAGCTTCCACGTCAGGCGAAGCTACCTCCTCCAGTTTCCGCTCCATGATGGTTGGCAACGCCGGAGGACTGATGGTAAGGAAGGGAACAGCCAAGGGCATTGAGTCCTTTTCCACCACTGTACCCGAGAAGGCCTGGACAACAAAGACAGAAGTATAAACGTTTCAAATTGCCTGTTGATTTGATGCAGAACAGAATGAGGTATTTCAAAATGTGCGGCAGCAAGTTGAACCGAACAGTACCACTTGGTGGAAGCAAGACTAAGGCACTACAGTGAGGTTTAAGAATCACCAAATCAGTAATCTAAAAACACAGCCAGGTCTGCTTCACCTCAAACTTTCCTGCAGGATGCCATGGCATTCCCTTGGTGCTATCCTCTTCCGTAAGGCTGTCGCTGTTGTCGCTGGGTGTGCTCTCATCATGGCTGAAGCTACGGCCCATCATCCGCCGCTCGTCCATGTCTGCTGCGCTTCCCTCGCTTGTGTCACTGCACACGCTGTTCTCGCGGCTGCGTGACTTCAGAATGGACTTTTTAGGTACGGGCTCCCCATCCCTCACGTCCACAAACAACCTGATGGGAAATATACTTATATGAACTCCCTGTATTCGCTTAACTGCACTAAATGTCGTTCCAGAGATGATGGTTCAACCTGTAGATGTCTGCAGGTGTTTGGATTTTGTGAACGTCGTGATGAGCGTGGCCGTTTTGGTgaccgtttttctttttacgctttgaatgttccttcagttCTTTCCGTTCGCTGAACTTGAGAGTGGTGTTTTTACTTGTGTTGATCCTCACCTAAAGCAAAGCGGGATTTGGATTTAACCCGAAGCCTGGgaacacatttccaaaacaacGGTCCAGTTATCACACTGACCTTCTTGGGCTCAACTGTGTGGGAGAAATAAATGGTCGGTAGATTGTGGTCCTCCTCGTCGTCTTCTTTCATTTCTCCACTGGGGGGCGCATTGATGTGGGATTTCACAAAAAGTCCATTAGATGCAGTGGGGGAGTCCGTGTCGTTCCGATCCTCCGAGGAAGATGATGAAGTGTCCTCACTTCCAACGTTCGCATTATCAGACAAGCTAAAGAGACAAACTGCAATGAATGACCTGAAAGTGAAACAACAGGCGCGGTAACATACCTGTCCTGCTCATTTTGTACTTCCTCGATTTTCTCAAGTTCATCCAGTCGAGCCCACAACTCCTCCTGCGTCATGAAACTCTTCGTGCTTCCGTTTTGTTGGGCCTCTTCTCCGCTGCCTTCATTTTCCTCTTCCAAATCCACCACAGTTTCCAGTTTGGGCTTGGAATTTGGCCTGTGAGCCACTCGACGCTTTCCTGAATGaagtatttttacatttcaatgtGATATGATTTTGCATAGGATTCACTAGTGTGCTGGCAAACAAAAATGATACCTTTTGTGACAGTGGCGTCATTCTTTCCAATCACCTCTCTAATGTCAACATAGTCCCCTTTTTCCTAAAAGGAAGGCAGACTCCATAAATGCATTGCGTTTCAGGGAAGTTTTGATACCGTGTTGATTTTAACGTTAAGCAACGTACCGTGACCGTATTTTCCCAGTCCTTCACCATTCCTACTCTGGTTTCAAAGTTTGTCATTGTCTTGGACAGACCGCAAAGTTCATTCTTGACATCTGCAACAAAAGGTTTGGAGATATTAAAATTCCCATTCTGGTTGATAGTGGCAGACGGATGAAAAGTAATGTGTACACATGGCTGTGGGGGAGGAGAATTAAACTAAACATTTAACAGAATGattgaaatgtttaaaatgcTCTGCAAGTGGAGAGGGGAAATCATGACACTAAACAGTAGAAAATATCCTCTGGCCCAAATACCACTCCGGATCATTAAATCTTCACAACAATTAAGCCCTTTTACAAAACGCAAGCAGAGCCcttgtttccatggcaatgCGGAGCCCCTTCAGTGTGTGCATCAAGTGGAAGTGAGAAAAGGTCAAACACAGAAGGCCTGACAAGTCCATCGCTGTCTGACACATTTCAGCTCACTATGTTTGCATTGCACCACTTAGCTCTGTAATAGCAGGGCAGGCAGGGGCAGATTTGGGGATAGATTGGGATGAGAAGGTGGGGCTCATGATGGACTGAGGCAGGATATTTCTGCTTCACTCAACACTGCCAAAATGTTCTCATCAAATATTGTCACATGCATCCCATTCACATTATCATTCTCTATTTCACACAGACAAAGAATGTTGTGGTATGAATTGGAATCAGAGCAAGTTCGTGCATTATACAAGCTTCGGGTTacgcacccccaaaaaatatttaaaatagagCTGCAAGTAGCAATACTCTGGCCCTTGCCCCACTTTTGTCTTCATGGTGAATCCTCAAAATTATCATCAAGCCTTGACAGCACAATCAACACAGACATGAAAAACGCGCAGAAGCTTCACCATTTAAAGCAGAATCCTGGTTTCTGACTGAGGCTCATTTGCATCCACACAAAGCTATCATTAGTTGAGTGTTTTTCAATATGCGCTCTTTTACTTTGTTAGTGTtcaatgagtttgtgtgtgtgtgtgtgtgtgtgtgtgtgtgtgtgtgtgtgtgtgtgtgtaaaatggcTATTTGGCGAATTACAGATTGGGAAACACTGCCACAAATAATTCCCCTTTCCTGTTTTGGGCAGCAGGACTTCTGTGATTGATGTAACAACGCCCTCTGCTGGGTGcagagtattttttattttaattttttagacAAACGTGCCAACGTCTTTGCACAGTGGGTGCGTCACAAGATTTAAAAGGAGACTCACACTTCATCCTATGGTCGACAATTTTCTCAGCCTGCTTGGCGGAGCACTTTGCAAACCAGTTGTCACCAAGTAGCACGGTGACCTCATTAGAGTGCACCAGTTTCCCAGGCATGAAGGCCATAGGGCCAAACGGCACCTACCCAGAACAACAAGGGATGGAAAGACAAAAGATGAAGGACAGAGCATAAAGCAAGCCAGATTTCtgtgaatgtatttctttttgcgtgtgtgcacgcctgcacacacgcaaaaataaatactctCCGCTCTTCTTGGTGTACAGTGCATTTGGAAAGTATTCACAgtgctttttccacattttattgtgttaCTGCATTCTTACAAAATGTAACGAAACACTTATTCCTATAAATTATTAAGACTAACAGCAAAACTGGGTTTCATTTTGTCAGTGCTGTATAGGATGGCGTGTGTAGACTTTTAACCAAAATGATAACAAGAAGAGTAATGTATTTTGCAATACAATTTTGTAACATCAGAAAACGTGGAAACTCTGGACACTTTGTATATTCGCTATATATTTTTATAGAGCCTCATACTTACCATGATGTCATAAGACAGTCTATCTGGAAGAGTTTTGAGGCGTTCTTTCAGGGCATCGTAATCACCTGAGACCTTCTCCCTATAGATTTACAGACACAGAAGTACTGTAATAGGTtgtgcaagaaaaaaaggtaCCCACATTGTTTTAGCACAGAACAACGTgggtgggaggagggggagggggggggtcatgtaCAACAGTACAGTACTCAAGTGGACACACGGGATCACTGTAATGCATTTATATTAGTAGGAAACAGAATCAAGTTTTCTCAGTACGGCTTGTCCTCTGACTTCACAAGGTGaaagctaaaaaaacaaacaaaaaaagcgtgAGTACTTAACACCAATGCGCACATAAATAAACCACAGCTTAGAATTGTTATGATAAAACCTTTTCCATGGGCCAAATTCAGCCCACTCCATTCCTTAATCCAGCTCACCAACGATTTCCATTTTTAAGCACCCCATTATATTTCTTATCCCCGATAAAATTTGTTAATTAAATTGTACCTATCCACTTCTCCaatgaaatcattcattcattcatcttcctaaccgcttgatccccactagggtcgcggggggtgctgaagcctatcccagctgtctccgggcagtaggcgggggacaccctgaatcggttgccagccaatcgcagggcacacagagacgaacaaccattcgcactcacactcacacctagggacaatctagagtgttcaatcagcctgtcacgcatgtttttggaatgtgggaggaaaccggagcacccggagaaaacccacgcaggcccggggagaacatgcaaactccacacagggaggccgcagccggaatcgaacccggtacctctgcactgtgaagccgacgtgctaaccactggactaccgggccgcccccaatgaAATCATGGTTCTTATAATTAGATTTCTAAAAAATGTATATCAAAAAGTACATGaataatttttatttgactacaaATTTGGATAATCAAGTATGATTAAATGAATTGTAATATAATgagaaaatacaattgaatcaTTTTAACATAAATGAATTACATTCACACATTTTAacttccattttttaaatcacatataCAAATGACCAGGCCCATCTCTCCATTATAAAAATCAAACTTAGCCTTTGGGCACAAATGTTTGCCCATCACTGGTTAAACTCAACTGGCTTATGTTGTGGAATTTGGGCAGTTTAGGCAATTGGAAGAGGGCACAAATAAAGTCTGGCCTGAAACTTCCCAACAGGCCAACATAGTATCCATCTACTCTACATGAAGCCTAATTACAGCAGCCCCAAATTGTCACCATTGAGCAAAACTGCGAGAGAGATAGAGAAGTTTGGTGCAGGATTGTTTGGAactaaaaataatgacatttatcATGACAGATGCAATGCCACCGCTACATATATATCTACAATGGAGACAGATGAACAATGAACAGAGTAAAAAGTACTCCAGGCTCACAGAGTTAGTAATCTGGCAATGGCAAAACCTTTGGGGGAGGTTTTCACTGTCACAAAGCTACTTTCAAATGCTCATGTTTTATCAATGAGAATGAGTAGCCTGAAGTTaactatttctttatttttacagtGCCTCATTACAGTTTCCCTGTGTATTTTAATGTGAAGATCCTGTGTatattaaaagaacaaaaatagggGGCGGAAGGTtcaatcattcaattattgtatGCATTTCAGACAACACAATTTCCTATTTAAATATTGATTTTCATAGTGGGGAAATGTTCTGATGCTTTctgaaatttaaaatatatactgtaaatatacacataaataaaactgtaacccatccatccatccatcattcttGAGGCATTAGGAGGGGCACACGCTGAACTaattgcctgccaatcgcagggcaaacatagccgaacaaccattcaccctaACAGTCAAatcaatggacaatttagagcaggggtgccaaacCTTTTTTCACATAAGATCTACTTTTTCAAGCAACCAACTTCCCGTGATCGACCCATGACTGCAcggccacacatacacacatgcgcatacccatgcacacacgcatgccatgataagCAGCAGCCAAAACAGTCCTTaacatgaaacagaaaaatcagGTAGATACAATAGCTTGTGAGGTTGTGAAAAgcggaggcatgggacgcacttttgcagcaagTGCAGAGATTATCATGCGTACGTACAgtacgtgtaccgttttaaaatgcttttcctggcgctccagattcccattctttgccagtgccattggtgaattgtacatgaaataaaatttgaatgccaataataataatagggcggcTTGGtgctcaactggttagcacgccggcctcacagtgcagagatgcagggttcgattccggctccggccttcctgtgtggagtttgcaggttctctccgtgcctgcgtgggttttcactgggtactctggtttcatcccacattccaaaaacatgcatggcaggttaatggaacactctaaatcaggggtgcccattaggtagatcctgatctaccggtagatctaagacaggtcccaagtagatccgagcagtgtcgagaagaaaaaaaacaaccatttttgcatctttgtacatctcagtaatatattttttgtgttaatatacactgcacactaataatctcatcagtctcattttcacaaaaaaatatttcaataaaaattaaataaagcaggtaaaccttaaatttacagtggtgcgtgattacatcaccggatgttgttagcgctcagcagtttgcaattgcagcttgtgatcagagctgttgcgctctatcttttatcgtcatgattctcattcagagtttgcttcgtgttcaattcaccgagggcacgagcaaagaataggaatctaggagggcccagggaaacactttaaaacggtacgtgtgagttacgatagttaacaggctgcaaaagtgcgtcgtatgcctccatttcaggccgtttctcatcatggcgtgcgcgttcgtgtgtgtgtgtgtgtgcgtgtgcgggtgtgcgcgcgccggtaagggtagatcccgggaggttagttgatcgaaaagtagatcttcgatccaaaaagtttgggcacccctgctctaaaatgtccctCGGTGTGCGTGTGCCAATGGTtgtatgtctctgtgtgctccatgattggctggcaaccagttcagggtgtcccctgcctacagcCCCAAGACAGCTAGAATAGGCTCCTgcgcaccccgcgacccttgtgaggataagcggatcagaaaatgaatggatggataataaataattaaagatagactgcaacagctctgatcgcaagctgcaatggCTGACtgcgaacaacttccggtgatggaGATCATTCACCACCGTTGGTTAAAGGTgaaatgctttttaattttttaatacttttttggAGTGAAATTGATgggatgcttagggtgcagtgtgcactaatACAAGCATATCTAGTATTAATAACATGCAGACacactaaaatgttttttcaccCATTTCCCCCTACAACCCTTGTGATCGACTTGGGCCCAGTCCGTGGACTACTGGTCGATcatgatcgacgtattgggcatgcctgatttagagtgttcactgcCATCTTACAGTGTCCAGTTCGTCAAATGCTTTTACACTAATGAAATTAGACTGCAATGAAGACTCAATCAGTAACGGTTCGCTCACAGGTATTTGTACTTCATCTCCCCCACCTTGTCTAACACCCACTCCCTATCATCTGTTCATGAAGGGAACTCTCAAGTGTGCAAGATTTATTAATGACATCTGGATTCCAGTAGTTAAttgctttgttacagttgcaaCAGCTTACAGAACAGAGGCATAGTAAATTGGTTATATACATGTGATCACGCTGGTCAACATGCTCACTAAATTAATACAGTTGCAGACAGGGGGTTATACACCTGATGGtattattcattaaaaattgtTCCTTGCGCCAAAGTAGAGGGGTGTTATGCTAGC is a window from the Hippocampus zosterae strain Florida chromosome 3, ASM2543408v3, whole genome shotgun sequence genome containing:
- the uri1 gene encoding unconventional prefoldin RPB5 interactor 1 isoform X1; translation: MIKSEINMEDPGGITRLREEHEKVVKDCERQIQHWEKVSGDYDALKERLKTLPDRLSYDIMVPFGPMAFMPGKLVHSNEVTVLLGDNWFAKCSAKQAEKIVDHRMKYVKNELCGLSKTMTNFETRVGMVKDWENTVTEKGDYVDIREVIGKNDATVTKGKRRVAHRPNSKPKLETVVDLEEENEGSGEEAQQNGSTKSFMTQEELWARLDELEKIEEVQNEQDSLSDNANVGSEDTSSSSSEDRNDTDSPTASNGLFVKSHINAPPSGEMKEDDEEDHNLPTIYFSHTVEPKKVRINTSKNTTLKFSERKELKEHSKRKKKNGHQNGHAHHDVHKIQTPADIYRLFVDVRDGEPVPKKSILKSRSRENSVCSDTSEGSAADMDERRMMGRSFSHDESTPSDNSDSLTEEDSTKGMPWHPAGKFEAFSGTVVEKDSMPLAVPFLTISPPALPTIMERKLEEVASPDVEAPQQPVKRMSKFKAARMQQK
- the uri1 gene encoding unconventional prefoldin RPB5 interactor 1 isoform X2; its protein translation is MVPFGPMAFMPGKLVHSNEVTVLLGDNWFAKCSAKQAEKIVDHRMKYVKNELCGLSKTMTNFETRVGMVKDWENTVTEKGDYVDIREVIGKNDATVTKGKRRVAHRPNSKPKLETVVDLEEENEGSGEEAQQNGSTKSFMTQEELWARLDELEKIEEVQNEQDSLSDNANVGSEDTSSSSSEDRNDTDSPTASNGLFVKSHINAPPSGEMKEDDEEDHNLPTIYFSHTVEPKKVRINTSKNTTLKFSERKELKEHSKRKKKNGHQNGHAHHDVHKIQTPADIYRLFVDVRDGEPVPKKSILKSRSRENSVCSDTSEGSAADMDERRMMGRSFSHDESTPSDNSDSLTEEDSTKGMPWHPAGKFEAFSGTVVEKDSMPLAVPFLTISPPALPTIMERKLEEVASPDVEAPQQPVKRMSKFKAARMQQK